The following proteins are encoded in a genomic region of Streptomyces sp. NBC_01723:
- the recX gene encoding recombination regulator RecX, giving the protein MTRRTDWAEYANGPAGTSDGAYGATAAPYETEQTAVGPPDGGQERQGDGEARRRGGRASATGGTRRRRGRAEPFTEDGGATSSSRAEKGEPPRDPVEQARAICLRLLTGTPRTRSQLADALRKREIPDEAAEEVLSRFEEVGLINDSAFAEAWVESRHHGRGLARRALARELRTKGVDSTLIDAAVSRLDSEQEEETARELVARKLRATRGLDRDKRLRRLAGMLARKGYPEGMALRVVRQALEEEGEDTEFLGEDGF; this is encoded by the coding sequence GTGACACGACGAACCGACTGGGCCGAGTACGCCAACGGCCCCGCCGGGACGAGCGACGGCGCGTACGGGGCGACCGCGGCCCCGTACGAGACGGAACAGACCGCCGTCGGCCCACCCGACGGCGGCCAGGAGCGCCAAGGTGACGGCGAGGCGCGCCGGAGAGGCGGACGAGCCAGTGCGACGGGCGGCACGCGCCGGCGGCGCGGGCGTGCGGAGCCGTTCACCGAGGACGGAGGTGCCACTTCCTCGTCGAGGGCCGAGAAGGGGGAGCCTCCGCGGGACCCGGTCGAGCAGGCACGGGCGATCTGCCTGCGCCTGCTGACCGGGACCCCGCGCACCCGCAGCCAGCTCGCCGACGCCCTGCGCAAGCGGGAGATCCCCGACGAGGCCGCCGAAGAGGTGCTGTCCAGGTTCGAGGAGGTCGGCCTGATCAACGACAGCGCCTTCGCGGAGGCCTGGGTGGAGTCCCGGCACCACGGCCGCGGCCTGGCCCGGCGCGCCCTCGCCAGGGAACTGCGGACCAAGGGCGTCGACAGCACACTCATCGACGCCGCGGTCTCCCGGCTGGACTCCGAGCAGGAGGAGGAGACCGCACGCGAACTGGTCGCCCGGAAGCTGCGCGCCACCAGAGGGCTCGACCGCGACAAGAGGCTGCGCCGCCTCGCGGGCATGCTGGCCCGCAAGGGCTACCCCGAGGGCATGGCCCTGCGGGTGGTCCGCCAGGCACTGGAGGAAGAGGGCGAGGACACGGAGTTCCTCGGCGAGGACGGTTTCTGA